A genomic stretch from Desulfobacterales bacterium includes:
- a CDS encoding 4Fe-4S binding protein, translated as MKPYRLIIDHESCWGCRTCEVACKQENNAPEGIRLIKVLEEGPRIINGQPEFMYRVSLCRHCDEPACAAACPDAAITKRDDGIVELDSEKCTGCGLCLDECPYDAIELDPDMDVTLKCNLCFHRVDNGLIPACADNICPGHCIYFGDPDAIQREIAEKHTRRPRRSAAAIGS; from the coding sequence ATGAAACCCTATAGATTGATAATCGACCACGAATCCTGCTGGGGATGCAGGACCTGCGAAGTGGCCTGCAAACAGGAAAACAACGCCCCGGAGGGCATCCGGCTCATCAAGGTCCTGGAAGAGGGCCCTCGGATAATAAATGGCCAACCTGAGTTCATGTATCGCGTCAGTCTTTGCCGACACTGTGACGAGCCGGCCTGTGCGGCGGCGTGCCCGGATGCGGCCATAACCAAAAGAGATGACGGCATTGTTGAACTGGACAGCGAAAAATGCACCGGATGCGGCCTCTGCCTGGACGAATGTCCCTACGACGCCATTGAACTTGACCCGGACATGGATGTTACCCTCAAGTGCAATCTCTGTTTCCACCGGGTGGACAACGGGCTCATCCCGGCCTGCGCGGATAATATCTGCCCCGGGCATTGCATCTATTTCGGCGATCCCGATGCGATTCAAAGGGAGATTGCGGAAAAGCACACCCGCCGCCCAAGGCGATCCGCTGCAGCCATCGGGTCATAG